The following coding sequences lie in one Candidatus Phytoplasma solani genomic window:
- a CDS encoding RHS repeat domain-containing protein yields the protein MYLKKRYFLLLFFLFIPLFFTSVFATNNVKSVKDKKIYYKPNNTIYFYSIYEYNTQGQLIKKTFYNLDGSIDFYFIYEYNTQGQLIKKTCYNPDGSIEGYLIYEYNAQGQLIKSDGSIENYFIYEYNTQGQLIKQTTYNSDGSINHYFIYEYNTQNEKIKRTIFRLCDSFFFRELFDFKIEYKQIELKPIKEPRFTRELKRPAFINDFLDKILMKKNKVMFKYILDFKLHFNQFLSLISDFFTNCFCSLRSTFCGKKVGWLYYFDYIYDKMITVFNSVKNFFVDIVKEPNKPYDKMTDYEKQIHNENKNYVKKYLHAPWQIIIDIIKFLCSIVVWIFSMFKGIYEMITGLFSNNGLFNKEGLSSKLKSTKYLDVLGAGATGISLTAGASLFAGAVMSKLSGGNFSLDFEKSGNTVKECTLIVAKGLLVAHTYMLKFVSFTFSFLMKLILFFLNYVVLLFIHLFRLLTQVFKLTPFILQYIDKAIKLIFWMIFYHCEENI from the coding sequence ATGTACTTAAAAAAAAGATATTTTTTACTCCTTTTTTTTCTTTTTATTCCTTTGTTTTTTACTAGCGTATTTGCTACAAATAATGTTAAAAGTGTAAAAGATAAAAAAATTTATTACAAACCCAACAACACTATTTATTTTTATTCTATTTATGAATATAACACCCAAGGTCAACTAATCAAAAAAACTTTCTACAACCTCGATGGCTCTATTGATTTTTATTTTATTTATGAATACAACACCCAAGGTCAACTAATCAAAAAAACTTGTTACAACCCCGATGGCTCTATTGAAGGTTATTTAATTTATGAATACAACGCCCAAGGTCAATTAATCAAATCCGATGGCTCTATTGAAAATTATTTTATTTATGAATACAACACCCAAGGTCAACTAATCAAACAAACTACCTACAACTCCGATGGCTCTATTAATCATTATTTTATTTATGAATACAACACCCAAAACGAAAAAATTAAAAGAACGATTTTTCGTTTATGTGATTCGTTTTTTTTTAGAGAATTATTTGATTTTAAAATTGAATATAAACAAATAGAACTAAAACCCATAAAAGAGCCTAGATTTACAAGAGAACTTAAAAGACCCGCTTTTATTAATGATTTTTTAGATAAAATACTAATGAAAAAAAATAAAGTTATGTTTAAATACATTCTTGATTTTAAACTACATTTTAACCAATTTTTAAGTCTTATTAGTGATTTTTTTACTAATTGTTTTTGTTCTTTAAGAAGTACTTTTTGTGGTAAAAAAGTCGGATGGCTTTATTATTTTGATTATATTTATGATAAAATGATTACTGTATTTAATTCTGTAAAAAACTTTTTTGTTGATATAGTAAAAGAACCAAACAAGCCATATGACAAAATGACAGATTATGAGAAACAAATACATAATGAAAATAAAAACTATGTAAAAAAATATTTACATGCTCCATGGCAAATAATAATAGATATTATTAAGTTTTTATGTTCTATTGTAGTTTGGATTTTTAGCATGTTTAAAGGAATATATGAAATGATAACAGGCTTGTTTAGTAATAATGGTTTATTTAATAAAGAAGGTTTATCATCTAAATTAAAAAGTACAAAATATTTAGATGTCTTAGGAGCTGGTGCTACTGGTATTAGTTTAACTGCTGGTGCTTCACTTTTTGCTGGTGCTGTTATGTCTAAATTAAGCGGTGGCAATTTTTCATTAGATTTTGAAAAATCAGGAAACACTGTTAAGGAATGCACTTTGATAGTTGCAAAAGGCCTATTAGTAGCTCATACCTATATGTTAAAGTTCGTTTCATTTACATTTTCATTTTTAATGAAATTAATATTATTTTTCTTAAATTATGTAGTACTTTTATTTATACATTTATTTAGATTATTAACACAAGTATTTAAATTAACCCCTTTTATTTTACAATATATAGATAAAGCAATAAAGCTTATCTTTTGGATGATATTTTACCATTGTGAGGAGAATATATGA
- a CDS encoding DNA primase, with translation MLISREKKEYVKKNTPVLSLIQTLLPSLEIKKKGKNYFSHCPFHNEKTASFCISSEKNIAVCMGCKVGGDVITILQITKKIDFLTAFSILAKPLNVEVPILQIKNNTFLNVFKEVMNYYRFVLKYDKKGLSHLLDSRKLTLDTVLRFKLGLAPSKSVLYDLFIVQEKMNILDFLKTGLIYKKNNVYHDFFTNCFVFPVFNAKQEIITLFGYNPTNKKTKYCFLPNTTKKFLYGFYPSKKKLVLTEGAFDVMQAYQQGIPALGLLSCGLTKQQLQIIIKNYNNVYVCLDGDRAGRIGAYNCMYQLLIHNIKAIEVRLPNGFDLDLFLKENPKTKLNDYLVKM, from the coding sequence ATGTTAATATCAAGAGAAAAAAAAGAATATGTAAAAAAAAACACCCCTGTTCTTTCTTTAATTCAAACTCTTTTGCCTAGTTTAGAAATTAAAAAGAAAGGTAAAAATTATTTTTCACATTGTCCTTTTCATAATGAAAAAACTGCTTCCTTTTGTATATCATCCGAAAAAAACATTGCAGTTTGCATGGGTTGTAAAGTGGGAGGTGATGTAATTACAATATTGCAAATAACAAAAAAAATTGATTTTTTAACTGCTTTTAGTATCCTTGCTAAACCTTTGAATGTAGAAGTACCAATTTTACAAATTAAAAATAACACTTTTTTAAATGTTTTTAAAGAGGTTATGAATTATTATCGGTTTGTATTAAAGTATGATAAAAAAGGTTTAAGTCATTTGTTGGATTCAAGAAAATTAACACTTGACACTGTTTTAAGATTTAAGTTAGGTCTTGCACCTTCTAAATCAGTTTTATATGATTTGTTTATAGTTCAAGAAAAAATGAATATACTAGATTTTTTAAAAACTGGTTTGATTTATAAAAAAAATAATGTTTATCATGATTTTTTTACTAATTGCTTTGTTTTTCCTGTTTTTAATGCCAAGCAAGAAATAATTACTTTGTTTGGTTATAATCCAACCAATAAAAAAACTAAATATTGTTTTTTACCAAATACAACAAAAAAGTTTTTATATGGTTTTTATCCGTCAAAAAAAAAATTAGTTTTAACTGAAGGGGCGTTTGATGTGATGCAAGCTTACCAACAAGGAATACCTGCATTAGGACTTTTAAGTTGTGGGTTGACAAAACAACAATTACAAATTATTATTAAAAATTATAATAATGTTTATGTTTGCCTAGATGGAGACAGGGCAGGACGAATTGGCGCTTATAATTGTATGTATCAATTATTAATCCATAATATCAAAGCAATAGAGGTTAGATTACCTAATGGCTTTGACTTAGATTTATTTTTAAAAGAAAATCCAAAAACTAAACTAAATGATTATTTAGTAAAAATGTAA
- a CDS encoding DUF2963 domain-containing protein — protein MLNKKNYYQFNNSIYDYSIYEYNSQGQTIKKTNCNFDGSICNYSIFEYNTQGQLTKITNYKPDGSILDYIIYEYLN, from the coding sequence ATGTTAAATAAAAAAAATTATTACCAATTTAACAATTCTATTTATGATTATTCTATTTATGAATATAATTCCCAAGGCCAAACAATCAAAAAAACTAATTGTAATTTTGATGGTTCTATCTGTAATTATTCTATTTTTGAATATAACACCCAAGGCCAACTAACCAAAATTACTAATTATAAACCTGATGGTTCAATATTAGATTATATAATTTATGAATATTTGAACTAA
- a CDS encoding DUF2963 domain-containing protein, whose protein sequence is MIEKEIFYLNKEKNKIDYIKEYDKETQKLFKIFYYCFDGKTIMFINEYDEETQMLIKETNYYFMKEKIHYISKYEYNKKLCINVKIKDIFFLLDGKTINYIKEYDKEEQRLIRYIKYYTNGQIECIQEYLTPETTCFPNTEPQILIKETFYRDDGKTIHLIKEYDKGDRGKDTLIKIIDEKVCCQCLLKYS, encoded by the coding sequence ATGATAGAAAAAGAAATATTTTATTTAAATAAAGAAAAAAACAAAATTGATTATATAAAAGAATATGACAAGGAAACACAAAAATTATTTAAAATATTTTATTATTGTTTTGATGGTAAAACTATTATGTTTATAAATGAATATGACGAAGAAACGCAAATGTTGATTAAAGAAACTAATTATTATTTTATGAAGGAAAAAATACATTATATTTCTAAATATGAATATAACAAAAAGCTTTGTATTAATGTAAAGATTAAAGATATTTTTTTTCTTTTGGATGGTAAAACTATTAATTATATAAAAGAATATGACAAAGAAGAGCAAAGATTAATTAGGTATATTAAATATTATACTAACGGACAAATTGAATGTATACAAGAATATTTAACTCCTGAGACAACATGCTTTCCAAATACTGAGCCACAAATATTAATTAAAGAGACTTTTTATAGAGATGATGGTAAAACTATTCATCTTATAAAAGAATATGACAAAGGAGACAGAGGAAAAGACACATTAATTAAAATTATTGATGAAAAAGTTTGTTGTCAATGTTTACTTAAATATTCGTAA
- a CDS encoding IS3 family transposase, translated as MQTPFLINSHSQIISYYYLLIQEDEDLLQALKKETTKLFKNRLEKRDFYLKIIQKYSQSLSLNQILKKLQIHKSTYYRWLLQNKKFATNQPLEKAIYKMCYQYAFVANHIPIMRLGYRRIWFKMKKAGFKVSRLTVLKIMNKLNLLSRMQKTKSKHFQVKAEQRKITFQNKLNNNFYASKPLQKICTDITYIIMPNGAKVYLSAILDLHTREIISFNLSQKQDINFVMQTLSKIPFSNGCIHHSDQGTVYTSKEYMTAVKDKGMIASFSKKGTPSNNACIEDFWSNFKRETINLIRKKDLSFDKVKEIITSYIHFYNYEREMQVLDGMAPLEYKNYYQKNPDLKPFIIKPQRKK; from the coding sequence TTGCAAACTCCTTTCCTTATTAATAGCCATAGTCAAATTATTTCCTATTATTACCTATTAATACAAGAAGATGAGGACTTATTACAAGCTTTAAAGAAAGAAACGACAAAACTATTCAAAAACCGCCTTGAAAAACGCGATTTTTACTTAAAAATCATTCAAAAATACTCTCAATCTTTGTCTCTTAATCAAATATTAAAAAAACTACAAATACATAAAAGCACTTATTATCGGTGGCTTTTGCAAAATAAAAAATTCGCCACTAATCAACCCTTAGAAAAAGCCATTTATAAAATGTGTTATCAATACGCTTTTGTGGCAAACCATATCCCTATTATGAGATTAGGATACCGTCGTATTTGGTTTAAAATGAAAAAAGCAGGCTTTAAAGTATCACGCTTAACAGTTTTAAAAATTATGAATAAATTAAACTTGTTATCACGGATGCAAAAAACCAAGTCAAAACATTTTCAAGTCAAAGCCGAACAAAGAAAAATCACATTTCAAAATAAATTAAATAATAATTTTTACGCCTCAAAACCTTTACAAAAGATTTGTACTGACATTACTTATATTATTATGCCAAACGGCGCTAAGGTTTATTTATCAGCTATTTTAGATTTACATACAAGAGAAATAATTAGCTTTAATTTATCTCAAAAACAAGACATTAATTTTGTTATGCAAACATTATCAAAAATACCTTTTTCTAATGGTTGTATTCATCACAGCGATCAGGGCACCGTTTACACCTCCAAAGAATACATGACAGCGGTTAAAGATAAAGGCATGATTGCTAGTTTTTCCAAAAAAGGCACACCATCAAATAACGCATGTATAGAGGACTTTTGGTCTAATTTTAAACGCGAGACTATTAATTTAATTAGGAAAAAAGATTTAAGTTTTGACAAAGTGAAAGAAATTATTACTTCATATATTCATTTTTATAACTATGAACGTGAAATGCAAGTGTTAGATGGGATGGCGCCCCTTGAATATAAAAATTATTATCAAAAAAACCCTGATTTAAAACCATTTATTATTAAACCCCAACGAAAAAAATGA
- a CDS encoding SVM family protein (Sequence-variable mosaic (SVM) proteins are highly divergent, but recognized by the shared signal peptide region that defines them.), whose product MFKLQNQFKIISFCLYSFLGLIFIFNNKQMMAMNNNNNNVGTSENVYNSLEEYRNYQNLLVSQQTKTQEVINAFEHQVSETEKKLLFDQLELIHQQIITTQQRHLDIQQQITINLILNNEITELERIHSLLMQEMTTIINNIPLYASEEQINLLRNTQIRINQNQENINTILEQIRNQSPMPRINLSRNRSSQRR is encoded by the coding sequence ATGTTTAAATTACAAAATCAATTTAAAATAATAAGTTTTTGTTTGTACTCTTTCTTAGGATTAATATTTATTTTTAATAATAAGCAAATGATGGCGATGAATAATAATAATAATAACGTTGGAACAAGCGAGAATGTTTATAATTCTTTAGAAGAATATAGAAATTATCAAAATTTATTAGTTTCTCAACAAACAAAAACACAAGAAGTTATTAATGCTTTTGAACATCAAGTATCAGAAACAGAAAAAAAACTTTTATTTGATCAACTAGAATTAATACATCAACAAATTATTACAACTCAACAAAGACACTTAGATATTCAACAACAAATAACTATAAATTTAATTTTAAATAATGAAATAACAGAATTAGAAAGAATACATTCATTATTAATGCAAGAAATGACAACAATTATCAATAACATACCTCTTTATGCTTCAGAAGAACAAATTAATCTTTTAAGAAATACACAAATTAGAATAAATCAAAATCAAGAAAATATAAATACAATATTAGAACAAATAAGAAATCAATCACCTATGCCTCGAATTAATTTATCTCGTAATCGTTCTTCTCAAAGACGTTAA
- a CDS encoding lambda-exonuclease family protein — protein MKHIELEQNTLDWYNHRKNYINASEVAIIMGLNPFETKEQLLKKKVFDIKIEDNQAMQHGRLLEPQARAFFNQTKQFNFQPKVFVKNFMSASLDGWDEDKQTLLEIKCPVSLITFTWQNFFQEDKIPLFYYAQIQAQIYCSQAIKAYFSVYQNDQTNKIKIVEKNNDFIKDMIRQCSDFFQLLKKTKKIRAELQL, from the coding sequence ATGAAACATATTGAATTAGAACAAAATACCTTAGATTGGTACAACCATCGCAAAAATTACATCAATGCCTCAGAAGTGGCTATCATCATGGGGCTTAACCCTTTTGAAACAAAAGAACAATTATTAAAAAAAAAGGTTTTTGATATCAAGATCGAAGATAATCAAGCGATGCAACACGGTCGCCTTTTAGAACCGCAAGCACGAGCTTTTTTCAACCAAACCAAACAATTTAATTTTCAACCTAAGGTTTTTGTTAAAAATTTTATGTCCGCCTCTTTGGATGGTTGGGACGAAGACAAGCAAACTTTATTAGAGATAAAATGTCCTGTGTCGTTGATAACTTTTACTTGGCAAAATTTTTTCCAAGAAGATAAAATCCCTCTTTTTTATTATGCCCAAATCCAAGCACAAATATATTGTTCCCAAGCGATTAAAGCTTATTTTTCGGTTTATCAAAACGATCAAACTAATAAAATTAAGATAGTTGAAAAAAACAATGATTTTATCAAAGATATGATTCGACAATGTAGTGATTTTTTTCAATTATTAAAAAAGACTAAAAAAATCCGAGCAGAGCTTCAATTATAG
- the rpsU gene encoding 30S ribosomal protein S21 yields MPKTFFRKGETIDETLRRFKREVAKSGVLAESRRKKHYIKPSAQRKIRQKSLHSKKR; encoded by the coding sequence ATGCCAAAAACTTTTTTCCGCAAAGGTGAAACTATTGATGAAACCTTGCGTCGTTTTAAACGTGAAGTTGCTAAATCCGGTGTTTTAGCTGAATCACGTCGCAAAAAACACTATATTAAACCTAGTGCGCAAAGAAAAATTCGTCAAAAAAGTTTACATAGTAAAAAACGTTAA
- the ybeY gene encoding rRNA maturation RNase YbeY, which produces MKIQIHNHTSFQLDSYQQLLTQLFHTIEEKKQLHLIFVTQKKIQQLNAFFRKKNIITDVLSFPNNFFFEKHLEEDDSLGDIFICFEQAQVQALQLAHSLEREVAFLAVHGFLHLKGHQHRNDEEFQEMIYLQEQILKKINLQKLSSQKIEN; this is translated from the coding sequence ATGAAAATTCAAATTCATAATCACACTTCTTTTCAGCTTGATTCTTATCAACAACTATTAACTCAATTATTTCATACCATCGAAGAAAAGAAGCAATTACATCTTATTTTTGTCACCCAAAAAAAAATACAACAACTTAATGCCTTTTTTCGTAAAAAAAATATTATCACAGATGTTTTATCCTTCCCTAACAACTTTTTTTTTGAAAAACATTTAGAAGAAGATGATTCTTTGGGAGATATTTTTATTTGCTTTGAGCAAGCCCAAGTACAAGCTTTGCAATTAGCCCATAGTTTAGAGCGGGAAGTTGCTTTTTTAGCAGTCCATGGGTTTTTACATCTCAAAGGTCATCAACACCGCAATGACGAAGAATTTCAAGAAATGATTTACTTACAAGAACAAATTTTAAAAAAAATTAACCTTCAAAAATTAAGCAGTCAAAAAATAGAAAATTGA
- the era gene encoding GTPase Era, with protein MSFKSGFIAILGRPNVGKSTLLNALIKQKIAITSHKPQTTRNKIIGICHEPNAQYIFVDTPGINQYKFLLNQKMNQIAFQSINDVDVILFVTDAFYQPKEKPLLTLIFKKKKPVFLVINKIDSLKSKSQIDAIILSYLNHFPFQIIVPLSALNAKNIQQLKDNLYQNISEGVPYYPQETVTNQKKEFLMAEIIREKILYYVHEEIPHAAAVVIEKIQKLGKDQLEIWVLILVERRSQKQILIGAQGSKLKEIGTHARQELNTYLNIKSHINLWVKVQPNWRNQKELLNRFGY; from the coding sequence ATGAGTTTTAAATCTGGTTTTATCGCTATTTTAGGGCGTCCGAATGTCGGCAAATCAACCCTTTTAAATGCTTTAATCAAACAAAAAATAGCTATTACTAGTCATAAACCACAAACTACTCGTAATAAAATTATAGGTATTTGTCATGAACCTAACGCTCAATATATTTTTGTCGATACCCCAGGAATCAATCAATATAAATTTTTATTGAATCAAAAAATGAATCAAATCGCTTTCCAAAGTATTAATGATGTGGATGTGATTTTATTTGTCACAGACGCGTTTTATCAACCAAAAGAAAAGCCTTTATTAACCTTAATTTTCAAAAAAAAGAAACCCGTTTTTTTAGTGATTAACAAAATAGACTCTTTGAAAAGCAAAAGTCAAATTGATGCTATCATTTTAAGCTATTTAAATCATTTTCCCTTTCAAATTATCGTCCCCCTTTCTGCCCTTAATGCCAAAAACATCCAACAATTAAAAGATAATCTTTATCAAAATATTTCAGAAGGTGTTCCTTATTACCCCCAAGAAACTGTCACTAACCAAAAAAAAGAGTTTTTAATGGCTGAAATCATCAGAGAAAAAATCCTTTATTATGTACACGAAGAAATCCCTCATGCAGCGGCGGTTGTGATTGAAAAAATACAAAAATTAGGCAAAGATCAATTAGAAATCTGGGTTTTAATTTTGGTTGAAAGACGTTCTCAAAAACAAATTTTAATCGGGGCGCAAGGTTCCAAATTAAAAGAAATCGGTACTCATGCTCGTCAAGAATTAAATACTTATCTCAATATCAAAAGTCATATCAACTTATGGGTCAAAGTACAACCCAATTGGCGCAATCAAAAAGAATTATTAAACCGTTTTGGCTATTAA
- a CDS encoding glycine--tRNA ligase, with amino-acid sequence MNTLEKIITLAKQTGFIFAGSEIYGGLANSWDYGSLGSLLKNNIKKAWLQKFVQEQNHNILLDSSILLNSSVWRSSSHLDSFSDPLTENKDNNKRFRADKLIEAHEPGIDITTWSYEQMHQYLVKNKVLGTSNWTAIKPFNMLFQTHQGVVLKNSKPVYLRPETAQGIFIQFKNILKTTRKKIPFGVCQIGKVFRNEVTPGNFIFRTCEFEQMELEFFCQPGTQNKWFEYWKNFMYDFLVNLGIKKENLTLKNHKTEELSHYSDKTTDILFKFPWGFDELWGIASRTDFDLKNHHNHSKKDLTYFDEATKKRYFPYVIEPSLGVERLFLAFLVNNYHEDTTVQKTPRQVLTFHPFLAPYKLAILPLIKKEHSSKAQEIQNYFMKYFDVCYDDTQSIGKRYRRQDMIGTPFCLTVDDKTLQHDTVTLRNRDTLQQETMTLEEVKNFILSQIMLK; translated from the coding sequence ATGAATACTTTGGAAAAAATTATTACCTTAGCCAAACAAACTGGTTTTATTTTTGCAGGTAGCGAAATTTATGGCGGACTTGCTAATAGCTGGGATTATGGATCGTTAGGTAGTTTATTGAAAAATAATATAAAAAAAGCTTGGCTACAAAAGTTTGTCCAAGAACAAAATCATAATATTTTATTAGATAGCTCTATTTTGCTTAATTCTTCGGTTTGGCGTAGTTCTAGCCACCTTGATTCTTTTTCTGATCCGTTAACAGAAAATAAAGATAATAATAAAAGATTTAGGGCTGATAAACTTATTGAAGCTCATGAACCTGGCATTGACATAACCACTTGGTCTTATGAACAAATGCATCAATATTTAGTAAAAAATAAAGTTTTAGGAACGTCTAATTGGACTGCCATTAAACCTTTTAATATGCTTTTTCAAACCCATCAAGGAGTAGTTTTAAAAAACTCAAAACCAGTTTATTTAAGACCTGAAACTGCTCAAGGCATCTTTATCCAATTTAAAAATATTTTAAAAACAACTCGCAAAAAAATTCCTTTCGGGGTTTGTCAAATCGGCAAAGTTTTTCGAAACGAAGTTACACCCGGAAACTTTATTTTTCGGACTTGCGAATTTGAACAAATGGAACTAGAATTTTTTTGTCAACCTGGAACACAAAATAAATGGTTTGAATATTGGAAAAATTTTATGTATGATTTTTTAGTTAATTTAGGTATAAAAAAAGAAAATTTAACTTTGAAAAATCACAAAACAGAAGAGCTAAGTCATTATTCAGATAAAACAACCGATATTTTATTTAAATTTCCTTGGGGTTTTGATGAACTTTGGGGGATTGCTTCTAGAACTGATTTTGATTTAAAAAATCATCATAACCATTCTAAAAAAGATCTAACTTATTTTGATGAAGCGACCAAAAAAAGATATTTTCCGTATGTAATCGAACCTTCTTTGGGGGTAGAAAGATTGTTTTTAGCTTTTTTAGTTAATAATTATCACGAAGATACCACAGTACAAAAAACACCTAGACAAGTTTTGACTTTCCATCCCTTTTTAGCGCCTTACAAATTAGCCATTTTACCTTTAATAAAAAAGGAACATTCCTCAAAAGCGCAAGAAATACAAAATTATTTTATGAAATATTTTGATGTTTGTTATGATGATACTCAAAGTATTGGTAAAAGATATCGCAGACAAGATATGATAGGCACTCCTTTTTGTTTAACGGTTGATGATAAAACACTTCAACATGACACAGTCACTTTAAGAAATCGTGATACTTTACAACAAGAAACTATGACCCTAGAAGAAGTGAAAAATTTTATTTTATCTCAAATAATGTTAAAATAA
- the dnaG gene encoding DNA primase — translation MQKQLIKDVNKQTSIVELVQEFVQLKKSGKNYMGLCPFHEEKSPSFSVSPEKNIAVCMSCKKGGDPIFFYKSIKNISFNEALNQLAARLGLTSLLLTKSTHKYAHLHKIMQETQDFFCHQLKHNKQALEYLTKRGLDEATIAHFKLGYAPKFSLLSRFLTEETKFSYQDLKTLSLVNQNEETGKYYDFFQSRLIFPITSPHGQVIAFSSRSLGDQTPKYLNSPETVLFKKGEVLYQFFENQAEIKKKETIILHEGFFDVIASFQAGVKNVVATMGTNLTEKHITLLKKLTNQIVIAYDGDTAGKKAALEVGSTLHKHQMDVKILELPDKLDPDEYIQIQGASKYRQLLTDHIKAFLTLKIDLICQKLNFNNRKKIENELKALLQGADFASKMVYQEYLQTKYQLFINLTINETIASVPTPTQNHINYKKFDFETHVLIEFINNRSFFEKNYQTFDDASIYSDLAVIYFVAKIKEYYNKNPHLQAIPWSYFESKSHNEATNVLLSEIKNHHFFKNKTLLEQTFFEQELQMKKINKKIQELQEAIDRLKISLKPLIEFQKKEKKELAEKIINLQKQLKRIKQQRLDVINGKFNYLLMLEIENKI, via the coding sequence ATGCAAAAACAATTAATTAAAGATGTTAACAAACAAACTTCGATAGTTGAATTAGTGCAAGAATTTGTTCAATTAAAAAAATCTGGCAAAAATTATATGGGACTATGTCCTTTTCATGAGGAAAAAAGCCCTTCTTTTTCGGTTTCTCCTGAAAAAAATATTGCTGTATGTATGTCTTGCAAAAAGGGCGGCGACCCAATCTTTTTTTACAAAAGTATTAAAAATATTTCTTTTAATGAGGCGCTTAATCAGTTGGCAGCTCGCTTAGGATTGACTTCTTTGTTGCTTACCAAATCAACTCATAAATACGCTCATTTGCATAAAATCATGCAAGAAACGCAAGATTTTTTTTGTCATCAATTAAAACATAATAAACAAGCTTTAGAATATCTAACCAAAAGAGGTTTAGATGAAGCAACTATTGCCCACTTTAAGTTAGGTTATGCTCCTAAATTTTCTCTTTTATCGCGTTTTTTAACCGAAGAAACTAAATTTAGTTATCAAGATTTAAAAACTTTAAGTTTAGTTAATCAAAATGAAGAAACAGGAAAATATTATGATTTTTTTCAAAGTCGATTGATCTTTCCGATCACTTCTCCACATGGACAAGTCATTGCTTTTTCTAGTCGCAGTTTAGGCGATCAAACCCCTAAATACTTAAATAGTCCGGAAACGGTGCTTTTTAAAAAAGGTGAAGTGTTATATCAATTTTTTGAAAACCAAGCGGAAATCAAAAAAAAAGAAACTATCATCTTGCATGAAGGTTTTTTCGATGTTATAGCTTCCTTTCAGGCGGGGGTAAAAAATGTTGTTGCCACTATGGGTACCAATCTAACTGAAAAACATATCACACTTTTGAAAAAACTAACTAACCAAATTGTGATTGCTTATGATGGAGATACCGCTGGAAAAAAAGCAGCCTTAGAGGTTGGATCAACTTTACATAAACATCAAATGGATGTTAAAATCCTTGAATTACCTGACAAGCTAGACCCTGATGAGTATATCCAAATTCAAGGAGCATCTAAATATCGCCAATTATTAACCGATCACATAAAAGCTTTTTTAACTTTAAAAATAGATCTTATTTGTCAAAAACTTAATTTTAATAATCGTAAAAAAATCGAAAACGAGTTAAAAGCTTTATTACAAGGCGCAGATTTTGCTTCTAAGATGGTTTATCAAGAATATTTACAAACCAAATATCAATTATTTATCAATTTAACCATCAACGAAACTATTGCAAGTGTTCCTACTCCAACCCAAAACCATATCAATTATAAAAAATTTGATTTTGAGACTCATGTTTTAATTGAATTTATCAATAATAGAAGTTTTTTTGAAAAAAATTATCAAACCTTTGATGATGCCTCAATTTATTCGGATCTTGCTGTTATTTATTTTGTTGCCAAAATTAAAGAATATTATAACAAAAATCCTCATCTTCAAGCAATTCCTTGGTCTTATTTCGAATCTAAAAGTCACAACGAAGCTACTAATGTTTTGTTATCAGAAATTAAAAACCACCATTTTTTCAAAAATAAAACCCTTTTGGAACAAACATTCTTTGAACAAGAACTGCAAATGAAAAAAATTAACAAAAAAATCCAAGAACTTCAAGAAGCTATTGATCGGTTAAAAATAAGCTTAAAACCACTTATTGAATTCCAAAAAAAGGAAAAAAAAGAACTGGCAGAAAAAATAATTAATTTACAAAAACAATTAAAAAGAATAAAACAACAACGCCTTGATGTCATTAATGGCAAGTTTAATTACTTATTAATGTTAGAAATAGAAAATAAAATCTAG